The genomic region ATTACTTATAATGGTAGAAGACCTTATCGTATGGAGGCTTGGAACCTGGATTATGAGGAATGTATTCGCTTGGTACATTACGAATGGACTGAGCCTGTCTTAGGCTCTGCCACCGTCAGAATGATACGTAAGTTATCAAGAGTTAGAAATTGTATGCGTCTTTGGTCTATTTCCAAGAGGAAAGAATGGAATAAGAAATGGAGTGATTTTGATGACAATTTGGTCGAAGGGCTCCACGAAATTGAGACGAAAGGAGTGACTCGAACTTTCACCTCTGCATATGCTAGTCAAGTGGAGTATGCTAAAGTCTCGGCTAAATATTGGAAACAAAGGGCCAAGATGAAATGGAACACCGAGGGAGATACATGCTCCAAGTATTTCTTTAATTGGGTTAAGGGTAGGGCAGGCAAGAATTACATTGCTGGGATTAAAATGGATAATGGGGAGTGGAATTTTGACAGTGAGGGTATTAAGGGTTTATTTGTCCAATTCTACTCTAGACTCTTTCAGGAAGGAGCAAATCAGATCAATTTTACTGAGTACCGCCTTCTTGTGAAAAATTTGTTCAAAAGTATTAATAAAGAGTTCCTTTCTCCGATGATAAAGATGCACTTGGCATTCGCTTTACCCCTAAGGAGGTTAAATGCGGTGTGTTTCAACTTGGTCCGTTAAAATATCAGGGACCGATGGTATTCTGCTATCTTCTTCCATAAGTGTTGGCATTTTATTAAGCATGATGTTGTTGGGACTGTTTTGGCTATCCTCAATGGTAATAGCTCACGAATTTCGAATAAGACTTTCTTAGTTCTTATCCCGAAATCTAGTGCCCCTAAAAACTTGATTGATAACTTCCGACCGATTAGCTTATGCAATGTTATAATGAAAGTCATTACTAGATGTATCACTAACCGATTGAAAAAGTACATGGGAAAACTagtgggtgactttcaaaatgctTTTGTTCCTGGGAGGAATATTggtgataatattttaattacaaatgaaaTATTACACAAAATTTCTTCATCTAGAAGTGGTAGGATGGGTAGGATGGCCTTTAAAGCTGATATGAGTAAAGCCTATGATCGGTTGGACTGGAACTTTATCAGAGGTACGCTTCTCTTGATGGGATTCACTCCTAATTTCATTTAGCTGATTATGAAGTGTATCACGACGGTGTCTTATGAAATTCTGGTAaatggagttccttcaagacgtaTCCACCCGAGGTGCGGCCTTCGTCAGGGCGATCCTCTTTCCCCTTATATTTTTGTTATGTGCACGAAAATTCTCTCGTTAAACATTCTACGCATGGAGAAGGAGGGGATTATACGAGGAATAAAGATCAGCAGAAATAGTATACCTATCTCCCATATGCTTTTTGCGGATGATTCTATGCTTTTTATTGAAGGTAATTCTAAGAGTTGCGAAAGCCTTGACAAAGTTATTAAGGATTATTGTCATGCCTCCGGCCAGGTTATTAATGATAATAAGTCTTCTATGATGTTAAGTTCGAGCTCTAGTCTGTCTTTTGCTCGAAAATGCTTGAAAACCTTCAATATACCGTGTGGCACTAATTTGGGATCCTACTTGGGTATTCCTACGGACGTGGGACTCTCAGGTGGGAATAAAAGTAAAAGGGAAATTTTTGAGTTTATCATTGATAAGGTTAGGAAGCGATTATCTTCATGGAATTACATTCTTCTATCGCCGGCGGGTAGATTGGCTTTGATTTCTTCTGTCTTGTCCTTCCTCTCGGTttactttctatcggtattcaaaataccggtaagtgtgacaaAAAGATTAGATGCTAttttgtcacatttttggtgggcgggcCATAAGAAATCTCCCTCTATTAGTTGGTGTAGTAGACTTTTCCTAAGTCAACCCCAAAGGAATGGTGGTCTGGGTATTAGACGTATGAAGGAGTTCAATCAAGCACTTCTAGCAAAGATTGGATGGAGAATGATCACCCACCCAGATTATATTCTCTGTAAGTCTATTGGTGCTAAATATGGCCTAAAGTGGTGTGAAGGTGATCTGCTCTTTAACGATGGCAAGAGTAATTCTTCGTGGGGATGGACAGGTATAGTTTAGGGCCTTCAACTCATCAAACCCCATTTAGCGTGGAACTTCTCCCCATTGTCTGACCTTGGTGTTTGGAATACTAAATGGGTTCATGGAACGGTGCCGAGGCCACGATGTGTTGAGCTTCTTACTGATTCACCCAACTTGTGTAATTTGAGAATCAAAGATCTTATTTGTGACAACAACAGGTGGGACCATAGACTTGTGTCTTTGTCTTTTGACGAAACTTCCATTAAGGACATTCTTGCTATTCCACTTCGATACTCTGAAGGCAGCGACACTTTCTATTGGTCTGCCTCGTCATCTGGGAATTACTCAGTTAAGATTGGCTATCACATTGCTCTTCAAAATCTTGGAACACTTGACTTCCCGAAGGACCGATCAAGAGTTCTGCTTTGCATATATGGGTGTCTTTCAAAAAATCCTTTGGAACCTGCCAGGGCCGAAAAGCTGGATCATTCTCTTATGGAAACTTCTCACGGAATCGATGCCCACTGGGGAAGGATTCCTTAGGAGGGGCTTTGATGGTCCTTTTACTTGCGTGCTTTGTGATTCACAAGAAACGGAATCACCGGAACACCTTTTTCCGGGACTGTTCGTTTGCTAACAGAGTTTGGACTGGAAGTCTCCTGGGGATTAGGGCACAATCAGGGGATATTTTGAGTCTCCGGTCTTGGGTTTACAATTGGCTTTCTGTTCTTTTTAAGGCTGATAATAAGCTTGAGGCTTGTCTCTCCTTTTTGTGTACCTTTTGGACTATTTGGGTGGTAAGGTGCAGAAGGATTTTTGACAGTACCGAGTGCTCCCCTATTGTGCTATCTTTCTTTATCAAGACTCCCTTAACTTAGCTCTTTCTGCTGAAGATGGAAAACCCGGGTCCATAGCTCCCCAAACACTGATGGAGGAGGACTTGACTAATCTTAGGAATGGAGAACCCTTTCCTCTGATTCAGAGTTCTATGAGTTGCTCTCGGTCTCATATTTATGTGGATGCGGCGTGGTCTAAGGAGTTTGTCTTTGGGTTTGGCGGATGCATCCTTTTTGATAATGATATTGTTTCTGAATTCTGTATCAAAGGAATGGCGGAGAATGCTGAACAAGCGGAAGTTTTGGCAATTAGGGAAGCCTTAAAGTGGGCGCTCTCGCGCAACATCCTCCATATTAACATTTTCTCTGATTGTCTACAGGTTCTTGCCCAAGTCCTACGGCTCTCTCAACTCAAACATTGGACAAGGAACACTATTGACGATATTACCGATCTAGCGGCAAACTTTCATTGTGTTACTTTTGCTTATGTTCCTAGAATTTGTAATAAAGCCGCTCATAGGTTAGCTAAGCGTGCTATTATTATGTAGGTCTCATTAAcccgattgtcaaaaaaaaaaaaaaaagaaaaaaaaaaaaaaaaaaaaaaaaagaatttagaTGGTGTAACAGTGAAATCTACGGGAAGCCCCACGGGCGACGTCCCCACACTTACGAGTTTGTGTCTCATCTTAGTCAACTTGTCTACCCCTCTCTTCTCTACTCTTCAGTCTTCTCTCCCCCACGTTTGGGGCAACCTGATTTAATAATAAATACGaatgtttttccaaaatggggtttaataacaaacaaattgacgaaatggggtgactttgaaagtaattaccaaaaatgggtccacgtaggctcggttttGGTGGAGTTAGGTTCCGGATTATAGTCGCTTAGCCGGACAACGATTTGAGTTGAAAACGCTCACCCGGTGAGCGACTTAATAGTATttttgggaaaaaaaaaaaaaactaatattgCATTATGAAGGAATCGAACCCGCGTCAAACTCTTTGAACAATCACCTCGACCACCAGAACGAAAGTTATCTCTTGATTATTTAAAGCGCTTGAAAGATGATAAACGCAGTATAAAATAAGACCAGCGATTACGAGTACAAGAATAAATAAATTGCTGCGCTAATTACAGCATAAGTCTCCGCCTGGTACAGTGGTTAGTGGATTATTAATATAATTGTCAACCCCCATGGGTTCGATTCCTGTTAGGATCATTtttctattattttttttttttttttttgcaaaatagTGTAGTCGCTGGGCCCCTAAGCGACTTGGGCTAAAATAGCTGGCCCTTAAAAGCAACTGTAATTTCATGTCACCCAACACGTAGTCGCTTAGCGGGAAAGCGACTTGAATACAAGTATAGGTTCGGGtgtgacgtggacccattttgagTAATAACTTTCAACAAAACCCTATTGtgctaattttttttgttttagactACCATTTTATCATCCTTCTATTTCGCTTTCCTTACAAGTTTCCACATGAAAGTTTCCTTTACAGTGTGTATATTTACCCATTTTACTTTTTTTAACCCCTTGTTTTTGTATTATGATTAGATCTAATAAAAAGTCTTTAGGTTTGTTCTTTCATAATTGTTGTCAGATTTGTACTCCTTTCTCATACTGTTTTTGTTGGGTTTTGAATCTCTTCTGAGGACATCAAAGTTACTTGAATGAATCGACTTGGGTCAATTTATTTTTTGTGATTTTGGAAGATCCTAGTTGTGCAAGAGAGCTTAAATTATTATACTACTAGTAATTTCAGCTTATTCAAAGATATATGTGGATTAATGCTTGGTTTTTGGCGGCGTTGGATGAATGTCTAAGTTGTTTCATGGTTTCAGAAATTGGATTGCAATTGAATTCGTTGAATAAATGATAAGCTAGCTGGTTATTCTtctatttacttgttttatttacttgttcttaATGGCTATGAGGAAGAATGTGAATCCACATTCCAATAGGATGTTTAGTGATAGGAAGTGGTTAATTCCCTTCATTACGAGTTTGTTCGTCTCCCTCACTCTTGTGCTAGCTGCTTTATTCGGGGTATATTCACCTAATTATGATGAGGATGCAGCATCACAGTTGGATGCTTTAGCGATTTCAGaatctcaacaacaacaacaacacactgATACCTATTATGTAGAAGATGATATCAACAGATCTTTAGATTCAACACGGAATTCGAATCATGATCCACCACGGTTTGCTTATCTTATTTCGGGTACCAAGGGTGATAGTCATAGAATCATGAGAGTTTTGCAGGCGGTTTATCATCCTAGAAATCAATATGTTCTGCACATGGATTTTGAATCTCCTCCCAGGGAAAGATTGGACTTGACGATGTCTGTCAAGGGTGATCCCACTTTTCGTCAAGTGGAGAATGTGCGCGTCATGGATAAATCAAATTTAGTAACTTATAAAGGCCCAACTATGGTTGCCTCTACTCTGCAAGCTATTTCTATTTTGCTGAGAGAGAGTTTGAACTGGGACTGGTTTATCAACCTCAGCGCTTCAGATTATCCTCTCATGACCCAAGATGGTTAGTTCACTACTTCCTTAGTTGCTTTTTATTCTTCATACTTGAATTCCTGATTAGATTTCAGCATTATGTTTGCTGCTAACTCTTTTTAATCGATGCTTTCTATTCGGTAACCTTTCAAGCAATTTTGAGGCCCTAGCTATTGTCCTTGACATGTTGAAATTATGTTAAAAAGAAAGCTATTTTCAAGGTCTATGTTGATCTTGTGGTTAAAAAAGAAAGCTAGTTGTGTGTTGTCATTTTTTGTTTGGATTAGCCAGTTCCTGACTATTGACTTTGGAAATCAGCAACAGCTCACATTTCAACTCTATCTTGTATAACTGTAATCCTTAATTATTAAGAGAAACAACCATCGCTTGTAGCAAAGCTCTTTTTATCATGTACTCGCTACTTAATAAGATAACATTAGTTTTTCTACATGGTACCTCGTGTTATTACATTTTAAGAAAAATAGTACCTCTTAGTTTACCTAATAACCCTCAGGCGTGGCATGCCCAATCGTTAAATGCTCTTCAATTTTTCCATTAATTCACAACTTTTCACCACCCTCATCTCTTCATCTAACactcttcatcttcttccccCAACTCTTCATCTTTTTCATCCATCAATATTCATCTTCTGTCAACCTTAACTCATAAAGACTATTAAAAAGACGTTTACCTTTTCTCTGTAGCCCACCccattttctttcattttccagGAAATTTGGGTACATTAACCAGAAATGTGTCAAAAAAAAATCCATCTTTTTTAGTTATATACTTACACCTTTATAATAGATGAAAACTTTGTTCTTGATTGCGATTTGGATGACGTTAGTTATGTATTCAATTGCCGTTTACAACCCCTAATTGCTTCTCATTTAATCTCAGATACTGTATTTGTTACATCAACTTCTAATTAAATTGTTTCAGTTCTGATTTTGGGTTTCTTTCTTGGCATCTAATTGTGAATTTTTATTATAAAGGTTAGTAAAGATTGAATCTTTTGGGTGTGTTCAGAAATTTAAGcgttaattaaaaaaaaaaaaaccattcacaATTTGTCCCCCAAAATCTTCATTTGCTTGAGAGTTCAGACATTGAAAATGAGGTTTGAAGAAAAAACAATGATGTGGAAGTGAAGGGGACTATGTGGGGGAGATGAATTGAATAATGGGCGAAGATGGTGAGGGAATAATATAAAGAAGATGAAGATGTGGGTGAACAAGATGACTATTGGTACATGAAGAGGTGAGGGGAAATTAATGGAAACATTGACGGAGATTTAACGGTTGGAGACGGCTGAGTGTTAATATGTAAACTCAGGGGTACcatgtactccctccatttcacTAAGATCTTCTTGCTTGACTTTTAGGGTCTCCTTTCACCTTAGTGTTAAgcatttatatattactttttccTGGTTCAAATTATAATTTTCCGGAAAGTTGTAAAACATTGACCTCAAAAAGATAAATCGGACCGTAGCGAAATGGAGAGAGTATGCTTCTGAAAAGTGGGCTACCATGTAGGAAATGTAAAACACGAGGGCACCTTATAGAAAAACTCTAACAAGACATTAAGGAACCCTTTTTCATGTACAAGTACTTTTGTGGCCTAAAGCTAGTAAAGCCAACCACCTTTAGCGATGCTATTTCGATCTTGTCAAATATCACATACTACATGCCTACATGACTACCAAATTATGAGAAATAATAAGAGCAGCCGTCCTCCATGGAAGATACAATTACCCTCCTTTACAAACCATCTTAGTCTCGTAAAACTCAATTATATTCTCATTTGCCTTTGACCTTTTACCCCGAATTTTTTATTATGCACAATATTATAGATGATGTCATCATATGGTGCATAACAACTCCCTTTACTGTATTATACCTTATCAAACTATCATTAATTTCCATCAATTGTACAATAGTTTTCAGTTGATTCATTTTTCATCTTACCACTTGTTACATAATTGGATTTTTTTTGGTGTTATTTCTTCTTAACCATTCTTGTTTTGAACTTTTGATTGTTTAAGATGATGTGGCAAGATGAAATTATGCTTCACTCTAATTATGGAAAATGGAGTAAATTTGTGTAACTACCCCTGTGGCCTTGTATATTCGTCCGCGTCATGAATGCTAGAAAccatcccccttatactaaaagaataagtgaTCTCTAaaatttcccgcctaaatgaatttacCTGTAATTGGGCTTTCATTATATCATATCTATAATTGGGCTTTTATCATATCATATCTGTAATTAGGCTTCCATTATTTTATTATAACTACAACTGGATTATACTGAACTTTCTATTTTCCaccgattaatacaaaacattactaataataaattttacaattaaatttcaaattgagttaaatatcagttgtataattgttattttctttaatattcctatctaaaaaaccgcgcactcgcgcgggatctatactagttataTATATTCATCAAATAACTAGTAACTTAATGAATACATTAGGTGCCGACGACTAGGATGGTGGCATGGTACATGTATGTAGGGGAGACCAAACTGGACCAAACTAGGTGGACCGAAGATCAAACTAAGGAAAAAAGGTGTACCGAAGACCGAAGCATATTTACATTGGTCTAGACCGCCGGGGGGGACCATATATATGACCTGATCGGACCCGACCAAATTTAGTTTTCATTACAAATGTGTTGAATAAACAATAACTTACGTGATATGTTAAATCCATTTTCCAGAATAATGGTAAAGATAGTTCATGTGAATTATAACTACCATTAAATTAACCAAAATCTAAACCTTTCTAAAAACACATGTATTTCATATTATAGTACATACAAAGTAATATAGTTTGGAAAGTAGTTCGGTGTGCTGTTTGGTCCGGTCCTACAGAAATAACAAACTGACATATACTGACGGACAATGGACCGGACCAAATCAAGTATGAACCCGACCAAGTTGTGGACGAAATGTACGGTCCAGACCACCGAGTGAACAACCCTACATTTATACTAGTATGCAGAGGCGGATCTTCCCTTTACAGGGCCATGGTCGTTCCCTGCTTGCCTTTCACCAATATGAAACCCGAGTTTAAATGAATTGCTAGCTCTTGTTGCGTTTGGCTTATGGAAATTGTATCCAACGTACACTTTCCAACTAGACCCACGCTATAATCACTAAAGAAAGGAAATTAAATCATTGTCTATTTTATCTTCACGTCTTGGTGCTTCTACACATCTTTAAGTTTCTATTTTACTCAAAAGAGGTAATTATTACTCCCTTCGTCTCACACTAAGGTTCACATTTTCATTTGTAGGCTACCCTCGAATAAGGTTCACCCTTTGCTTTATTCCTTATCTAGTCTATTATCTCTGTTGTTTGTGGTTAGTTTGATTTGTGGTCCAAGATATTTCATAGCATGCCTTCTCCTCCATGCATTCATGTAACTTCATTAGCTCATGAATTTATTACTATCCAAGATGTCCATTTATTTGATTAGAGTTTTAAGAGTTTGTAAaagctactccctccattcaactccacaaggctattatctcttttgcacactattcacaagcggatattcaacttcaattttctctcgatacataagtgaaaatatattcatgtgagatcttatttgattcgtctttaagagtacattaaaaatatctaacttttataatttttgcaaatacgtaattAAAGATATTTGCCGAGTAAaagtcgcgttggcaaacgtgataaagcataatggccttgtggagttgaatggagggagtagaaaTCAAATTCTACGAGGGATA from Silene latifolia isolate original U9 population chromosome 3, ASM4854445v1, whole genome shotgun sequence harbors:
- the LOC141649455 gene encoding uncharacterized protein LOC141649455, with translation MGFEFRWCNAPIIFETDLITYNGRRPYRMEAWNLDYEECIRLVHYEWTEPVLGSATVRMIRKLSRVRNCMRLWSISKRKEWNKKWSDFDDNLVEGLHEIETKGVTRTFTSAYASQVEYAKVSAKYWKQRAKMKWNTEGDTCSKYFFNWVKGRAGKNYIAGIKMDNGEWNFDSEGIKGLFVQFYSRLFQEGANQINFTEYRLLVKNLFKSINKEFLSPMIKMHLAFALPLRRLNAHDVVGTVLAILNGNSSRISNKTFLVLIPKSSAPKNLIDNFRPISLCNVIMKVITRCITNRLKKYMGKLVGDFQNAFVPGRNIGDNILITNEILHKISSSRSGRMGRMAFKADMSKAYDRLDWNFIRGNSKSCESLDKVIKDYCHASGQVINDNKSSMMLSSSSSLSFARKCLKTFNIPCGTNLGSYLGIPTDVGLSGGNKSKREIFEFIIDKVRKRLSSWNYILLSPAGRLALISSVLSFLSVYFLSVFKIPVSVTKRLDAILSHFWWAGHKKSPSISWCSRLFLSQPQRNGGLGIRRMKEFNQALLAKIGWRMITHPDYILCKSIGAKYGLKWCEGDLLFNDGKSNSSWGWTDLICDNNRWDHRLVSLSFDETSIKDILAIPLRYSEGSDTFYWSASSSGNYSVKIGYHIALQNLGTLDFPKDRSRVLLCIYGCLSKNPLEPARAEKLDHSLMETSHGIDAHWGRIP